The Kineothrix sp. MB12-C1 genome includes a window with the following:
- a CDS encoding phosphate ABC transporter substrate-binding protein: MKKRTLKAFALIGAVVLTVGSLTACGNKEVESTAPETEVQEDAAQAEEATTTEDAAVTEETVDVSGTISMSGSTSMEKLANAIAESFMEKYPKVTVTPEFTGSSAGIEAVTAGSVDIGNSSRALKDSEKEAGAVENIVAIDGIAVVVDPANATAGLTKDQLIGIYKGEVRNWSEVGGNDSPIVVIGREAGSGTRGAFEEILEVVDECVYASELDSTGAVMAKVASTPGAIGYVSLDVINDTVVALALDSVEATAENIKAGSYFLSRPFVMATKGEIAEQNETVKALFDFLGSDEGREVISGVGLILPN; encoded by the coding sequence ATGAAAAAAAGGACATTAAAGGCTTTTGCGCTTATCGGCGCAGTAGTATTAACGGTAGGATCCCTCACTGCATGTGGAAATAAGGAAGTGGAGTCCACTGCACCTGAGACAGAAGTACAAGAGGACGCAGCGCAGGCGGAAGAAGCAACAACGACAGAAGACGCGGCAGTAACGGAAGAAACAGTAGATGTAAGCGGTACGATTTCTATGTCAGGAAGCACTTCTATGGAAAAGCTTGCCAATGCAATAGCGGAAAGCTTTATGGAGAAGTATCCCAAAGTAACAGTAACCCCTGAATTCACGGGATCTTCTGCGGGAATTGAAGCAGTAACAGCAGGAAGCGTAGATATCGGTAATTCCTCCAGAGCATTGAAGGATAGCGAGAAGGAAGCCGGAGCGGTAGAAAATATTGTTGCTATCGATGGTATCGCGGTAGTTGTGGATCCCGCGAATGCGACGGCAGGCCTTACAAAAGATCAGCTCATAGGTATTTATAAGGGTGAGGTAAGAAATTGGAGTGAAGTCGGAGGAAATGATTCCCCGATCGTTGTAATCGGACGTGAAGCCGGTTCCGGTACAAGAGGAGCTTTTGAAGAAATTCTTGAGGTTGTAGATGAGTGTGTATATGCGAGTGAGCTTGACAGCACAGGAGCGGTTATGGCGAAAGTAGCATCGACGCCGGGTGCGATTGGATATGTTTCTCTCGACGTAATAAATGATACCGTAGTAGCGCTGGCACTCGATAGTGTAGAAGCTACAGCAGAAAATATTAAGGCGGGCAGCTATTTCTTAAGCAGACCTTTTGTAATGGCTACGAAAGGTGAGATTGCTGAACAAAATGAAACAGTAAAAGCATTATTTGATTTCTTAGGCTCCGATGAGGGTAGAGAAGTGATTTCAGGTGTAGGACTTATTTTACCTAACTAA
- the pstC gene encoding phosphate ABC transporter permease subunit PstC has product MSNQQAFTIVGNNKNKSAVEKMAQAIFTISAFMAVMAVLSITAYMIFNGTPALFKVGAIDILFGSVWKPTAANPSFGILYIILTSILGTAMAVVIGVPIGVFTAIFLAEIAPKSLVAVVKPAVELLAGIPSVIYGLLGLMILNPFMYQLELKIFAGSQTHQFTGGSNMISAVIVLAIMILPTVINISESAIKAVPSYLKAASLAVGASQIQTIFKVILPAAKSGIITAVVLGVGRAIGEAMAISLVSGSAVNLPLPFNSVRFLTTAIVSEMGYAADLHRQVLFTIGLVLFLFIMLINVTLTRILKKGDKNNE; this is encoded by the coding sequence ATGAGCAATCAGCAAGCTTTCACAATTGTAGGCAATAATAAGAATAAATCAGCAGTAGAGAAGATGGCACAGGCGATTTTCACAATAAGTGCATTCATGGCGGTAATGGCAGTTTTGTCCATTACCGCATACATGATTTTTAACGGAACCCCTGCCTTATTTAAAGTAGGAGCTATCGATATTTTATTTGGGAGTGTTTGGAAGCCTACGGCAGCGAACCCTTCTTTTGGAATCTTATATATTATCCTTACCTCTATTCTCGGTACGGCGATGGCAGTAGTTATCGGTGTACCAATAGGAGTATTCACGGCAATCTTTCTGGCGGAAATAGCGCCTAAAAGTCTGGTAGCAGTCGTAAAGCCGGCAGTAGAGCTTTTGGCAGGTATTCCTTCAGTGATTTACGGACTTTTAGGTTTAATGATATTAAATCCTTTTATGTATCAGTTGGAATTGAAGATATTCGCAGGTTCGCAGACTCATCAGTTCACCGGGGGATCCAATATGATTTCGGCAGTCATCGTACTTGCTATTATGATTCTGCCGACAGTTATCAATATTAGTGAATCGGCAATTAAGGCGGTGCCAAGTTACTTGAAAGCGGCATCCCTTGCGGTAGGAGCTTCCCAGATACAGACGATTTTTAAAGTGATACTGCCGGCGGCGAAATCAGGCATTATCACGGCGGTTGTCCTCGGCGTAGGCAGGGCAATCGGCGAAGCGATGGCAATCAGCCTCGTATCGGGAAGTGCAGTGAACCTGCCTTTACCGTTTAACTCAGTACGTTTTCTTACTACGGCAATCGTAAGTGAGATGGGATATGCAGCAGATTTACACAGACAGGTTCTATTTACTATAGGGCTCGTACTCTTCCTGTTTATTATGCTGATTAATGTAACCCTGACAAGAATCTTGAAAAAAGGGGATAAAAATAATGAATAG
- the pstA gene encoding phosphate ABC transporter permease PstA, producing MNSPITLTIKRKRISDMVLRVLIYISALFAVLLLAIIIGYVFFKGIKIVNLEFLTTVTSSLKGTVGIAGNIVNTLYIIVITLLIATPIGIGSAIYLNEYAKPGRLVRMIEFTTETLAGIPSIIFGLFGMVFFGNALGLGYSILTGALTLTIMILPLITRNTQEALKTVPDSYRSGALAMGAAKWYMIRTILLPSAMPGIITGIILAIGRIVGESAALLFTAGSGYLLPKTGMGLLEKVLQSGGTLTIQLYLSMSKAEYNVAFGIAAVLLIIVLGINLLTKYLAKKLDVNAAR from the coding sequence ATGAATAGTCCTATTACTCTTACAATAAAAAGAAAAAGAATATCGGATATGGTCCTTCGTGTACTTATTTATATTTCCGCACTGTTCGCGGTACTTCTTCTTGCCATAATTATCGGATATGTTTTTTTCAAAGGTATTAAAATAGTCAATCTGGAATTTCTAACTACGGTAACCAGCAGTTTGAAAGGGACGGTTGGAATTGCAGGAAACATTGTAAATACGTTATATATTATTGTCATTACCCTTCTTATTGCAACGCCCATAGGAATTGGTTCTGCAATTTATCTGAATGAATATGCAAAACCGGGCAGACTTGTAAGAATGATAGAATTTACAACTGAGACTCTTGCCGGTATTCCTTCTATTATATTTGGTCTGTTCGGTATGGTTTTCTTCGGTAACGCGTTGGGACTTGGTTATTCTATTTTAACGGGTGCTCTTACGCTCACAATTATGATACTTCCGTTGATTACGAGAAATACACAGGAAGCTTTGAAGACGGTGCCTGATAGTTATCGAAGCGGTGCTCTTGCGATGGGAGCAGCCAAATGGTATATGATAAGGACGATCTTACTGCCATCTGCCATGCCCGGAATTATCACCGGCATTATATTGGCAATCGGAAGAATTGTAGGAGAGTCTGCTGCTTTGCTCTTTACGGCGGGAAGCGGATATTTGCTGCCCAAGACCGGCATGGGATTGCTGGAGAAAGTTCTGCAATCCGGCGGGACATTAACGATCCAGTTGTATTTAAGTATGTCCAAAGCGGAGTACAATGTGGCTTTTGGAATCGCGGCAGTGCTTCTGATTATTGTGCTCGGCATCAATCTCCTTACCAAATATCTGGCGAAGAAACTCGATGTAAATGCCGCGCGTTAG